A segment of the Deltaproteobacteria bacterium genome:
TCCGCAGGATGTGGAGTGGGCCATGACTCGTAACCGAAGATTAATCCTTCTCCAGTCCCGGCCTTTACGCCTATTGAGTCACAAGGCTCAGGGCAGTCAGCCCTTGCCGGACTATCCTCTGCTTTTAAACGGAGGCGAGGTGGCCTGCCCGGGGGCCGGCAGCGGTCCGGCCATCCACATGACCGAAAACGATGATCTTAACGCCTTTCCAATTGGAGGGATATTGATCGCCCGGAGATCTTCCCCCCGGTTTGTCCGCCTGATGAACAAAGCCCAGGCCATCGTTACCGATTTTGGAAGCACCACCGGACATATGGCTTCATTGGCCCGTGAATTCAGGGTCCCTACTTTGCTCAATACCAATCAGGCGACCCGGAAGATTCCTCCGGGGTCGATCGTCACCGTCGATGCCACCAACGGCCTGGTTTACCTGGGCGAAGTCCCTCTGCCTTCCTGGGAAATATCCCCCTATATCGGGTCTGAAGGACCCGAAGGACAAAAACCTTCTCCTCCGGAACTCCAGATTTTAAAAAAGACCCTCCAGCTCATCCAGCCCCTCAACCTGACGGACCCCCAGTCCGATTCCTTCAAGGCCGACCAGTGCCGGACCCTGCATGACCTGGCCCGCTTTATTCATGAAAAATCCTATGAAGAGATGTTCCTGCTCGGGGAGCGGGTCGGGGATATCCGGGCCTCAGGGTACTCGCTGGATGTCTTCCTGCCTATCGACCTCTACCTGATCGACCTCGGGGGCGGTCTTAAGGGAACCCTTAAGAAGGGTAAGATCAAGCGTTCACAGATTCAATCCATCCCCTTAATCGCCCTCCTCGACGGGATGCTGCATGAAAAAATCCCTCGCTTTGGTCCTAAATCTATGGATTTCAGCGGATTCTTTTCAATCATGATGCGTCATGCCGTGAATAATCCGGAAACGGAACGCACCTTTCGGGATCCCTGCTATGCCATCATCTCCGAAAGCTACCTGAACTACACGGCCCGGGTGGGCTATCACTTCAGTGTGGTGGATACCTATTGCAGCCCTTCGCCCAACAAAAACTATATCAGTCTGACCTTTCGGGGCGGTGCGGCCGATCTGGTCCGCCGGACCCGGAGGGCCAGGGCCATTGCGGCCATCCTTAAGGAAAATAGTTTCCATGTCGGGTTACGTCAAGACGTTGTCAATGCTCGATTGGGCAAGGAAACCCGTGAGGAAATGATTAAGCACTTAAAGATGATCGGCAGTCTCTTCCAATTTTTCCGACAAATCGATGCGGCCATGATCAGCGAGGAGGCCGTGCAACTCTATAAAGAGGCCTTTCTGAGAGGCGATTATGCCTTCGGCCAGGGAACCCCATAACAAGTTCCACTCGTCAGGCAATCCGCCAAAGGCGGGATTGACCTATTTTAATTAAATTTAAAATACAGCCTTTTATGATAAAAAATAAAGAAATGCCTGTATTTACCTCTCAACTGTTTTTATTTACTACTGATAAATGCCACGATGTCATGGCCTTTATCAACTACTATTAGAATCTCGGCAAAAATCCTTTGTGGGCATTCCGAACAGAGTGAGGGGCGGGAAAAGATGAACTCCGGAGAATACCTGTATTTTCTAAAAGCCATACATGGGGCTTATAACTCCGTGATGATGTTTCTTTTTGTTTATCAAGGCTGGCTGGGTCTGAAAATCAGAAAAGAAAGGACAGGGGGTGGTAACCGGGATTTCTTCATCATCAGGAAGCATCGTAAGATGGGACCGATTATTGCATTCCTTGGGATTTTAGGTTTTCTGAGCGGTCTGGCCCTTATTTTGATCGATGAAGGGCATCTTTTTGAATATCCCCTTCATTTCATCATCGGGCTTTGTCTTTCCTTACTCATTACGACAACCTATTATTTATCACAAAAGATCAACCGTCTTGATTCTCCTATACGAGCCGCCCATTCTATCATCGGCATCATCCTGATCGGTCTCTACCTGCTGCAGGTCTTCATCGGTCTGGTGATCATTTTCTGACCCTTTTTTCGCCCTGTTGTTTATCACCTACCTCCCGGCTGATCGCTTTCAGTTCGCAGGCATTCTCTATGGACGAGACCAGGGTCTCGATGGGGCAGGGTTTAAGCAGAATCTCGGCCGCACCGGTATTCATGGCCTGGGTCACCCGATCGATATCGATATGGCCGGTCAGAAGGATGACCGGGGTGAGAGGATCTCTGATCCGGATCTCTTTCAAAACGGCCAAACCATCCATCCCAGGCATCCGGAGATCCAGAACAATGACGTCCATTTCATTGGCCAAAAGGAATTGGAGACCCGACGGACCATCATAGGCCGCCCGCACCTCCATGCCCCTCTTCTTAAGGACCTTGGTTAAGGATTCAACAAAAATTTTCTCATCATCGATTAAGAGGACCCGTATAGTTTCTGACATATTCAATCCATTTTTCGCATAAAGGCATCGGTTAACCGGTCGTTCTCTTCGAGTTCTTCTTGAACCAATTTCCTTTGAAAAGCCTCTCTTATTTTTTCATGGAGATCATCGAAGCGGACCGGTTTCATGATGAAATCAAAAGCCCCCATTTCAATCCCATCGATTCCCGATTCCATCGATCCGTGACCGGTCAGTATAATCACTTCCACTTCAGGCTTTTTCGTCTTGATCAGCTTTAAAGTGGAGAGACCGTCCAACCCCGGCATTTTTAGATCCAGGACGACGACATCGAAATCGATTTCATCCATGGCCCGGATGGCGCTTTCCCCGTCATAAACCGTTTTAACC
Coding sequences within it:
- a CDS encoding phosphoenolpyruvate synthase translates to IHGAYDRLTAGLGVEVPLAVRSSALGEDSTFSFAGQFLSLLNIGRDKMVEALIVISNERYMVLREALEEIVFALTKIVEDSNKATPLTWVRDLPSITKSHTDLAGGKMANLGEIRNALNLPTPEGFVVTTEGYRLLLEKGGLRSWIQDKDLELLSTEDVERTSREIQDQILNVEIPSSLHGAIHGAYDRLTAGLGVEVPLAVRSSALGEDSTFSFAGQFLSMLNIGRDKMVEAYLRVVASLYSPEAIHYRLLHGIPGRSAEMAVGFLSMVDALVSGVIFSKNPNRPDSGQILIQAVKGLGVPLVEGRTSPEVIELSRDLNKGLISRTPSLQKARLVLSSQKGIIEEPLGPNEAGAPCLTDEEVIRLGQWAILLEDHFEGPQDVEWAMTRNRRLILLQSRPLRLLSHKAQGSQPLPDYPLLLNGGEVACPGAGSGPAIHMTENDDLNAFPIGGILIARRSSPRFVRLMNKAQAIVTDFGSTTGHMASLAREFRVPTLLNTNQATRKIPPGSIVTVDATNGLVYLGEVPLPSWEISPYIGSEGPEGQKPSPPELQILKKTLQLIQPLNLTDPQSDSFKADQCRTLHDLARFIHEKSYEEMFLLGERVGDIRASGYSLDVFLPIDLYLIDLGGGLKGTLKKGKIKRSQIQSIPLIALLDGMLHEKIPRFGPKSMDFSGFFSIMMRHAVNNPETERTFRDPCYAIISESYLNYTARVGYHFSVVDTYCSPSPNKNYISLTFRGGAADLVRRTRRARAIAAILKENSFHVGLRQDVVNARLGKETREEMIKHLKMIGSLFQFFRQIDAAMISEEAVQLYKEAFLRGDYAFGQGTP
- a CDS encoding DUF4079 family protein, with product MNSGEYLYFLKAIHGAYNSVMMFLFVYQGWLGLKIRKERTGGGNRDFFIIRKHRKMGPIIAFLGILGFLSGLALILIDEGHLFEYPLHFIIGLCLSLLITTTYYLSQKINRLDSPIRAAHSIIGIILIGLYLLQVFIGLVIIF
- a CDS encoding response regulator, whose translation is MSETIRVLLIDDEKIFVESLTKVLKKRGMEVRAAYDGPSGLQFLLANEMDVIVLDLRMPGMDGLAVLKEIRIRDPLTPVILLTGHIDIDRVTQAMNTGAAEILLKPCPIETLVSSIENACELKAISREVGDKQQGEKRVRK
- a CDS encoding response regulator, translating into MKTARILLVDDEVAFANNIAKLISKRGFEVKTVYDGESAIRAMDEIDFDVVVLDLKMPGLDGLSTLKLIKTKKPEVEVIILTGHGSMESGIDGIEMGAFDFIMKPVRFDDLHEKIREAFQRKLVQEELEENDRLTDAFMRKMD